ATGAACAACCATCATCTCTCGCTCGAAGGCAACATCAGCGCAAATTTTGGCGACAGTGCACGGCCGCATATGCCGCATGACGCTGGCTTTAATCGCGAAGGCTTCAATGGCCCGGGCTTCAACGGCGGCCGCTTCAACGGCCCGAGCTTCCATGGCGGCGGCTCCAACGGCGCAGGCTTCAACGGCGGCGGCTTCAACGGCGCAGGCTTCAACGGCGCTCACAACCCGTCCGCGCAGATGTCAGACATGGCGGGCAACTACTCGAAGAGCTCGTTCTCCGTCGAAAGCCATAACACGGCGAACGGCCAGAGCAGCACGTACTTCGCCCAGGGAACCCAGGAAAATTACGGCGATGCCGGCCGCCCACAGTTCGCACACCGCAGCCGCGATGACGATCGCAGCAGCCACTATGAAGAGCACAGCGTCCGCTATGACGAACGCAGCGACTGTGATCACGATTCCGGCCGCCACCACGGCGGCAACGATTCAGGCAGGACAGACCAGTCGCAGTGGACCAACACCGATGTCTCCAACAACCAGTCGAGCATCAATCTCGGCGACTACAAACTCGACCTCAACAAAGCCGATTCGTCGATGGTCGTGACCAACACAAAAACCGGCGATACAACAAAGGTCTGGGGCGATCCGCATATCGACCAGCACGCCAACACCGCGAACAAGACATCGGATATGTTCAACGGTCCGATGACGTTCATGCTGCCGGACAACACGAAAATTACGGTCGGCACGCAAGCGGCGAAGAACAACCCGAGCGTGTCGTTTGCGGACGATCTGACCATCACGCGCGGCAATCAGGCGTACCAGGTGAAGGGTCTGAGCGAGCAGGACAGCGCGGGCCTCACGGTGCAGAAGAGCTACGACG
The nucleotide sequence above comes from Paraburkholderia sp. FT54. Encoded proteins:
- a CDS encoding DUF1521 domain-containing protein, with the translated sequence MHAEMQMNNHHLSLEGNISANFGDSARPHMPHDAGFNREGFNGPGFNGGRFNGPSFHGGGSNGAGFNGGGFNGAGFNGAHNPSAQMSDMAGNYSKSSFSVESHNTANGQSSTYFAQGTQENYGDAGRPQFAHRSRDDDRSSHYEEHSVRYDERSDCDHDSGRHHGGNDSGRTDQSQWTNTDVSNNQSSINLGDYKLDLNKADSSMVVTNTKTGDTTKVWGDPHIDQHANTANKTSDMFNGPMTFMLPDNTKITVGTQAAKNNPSVSFADDLTITRGNQAYQVKGLSEQDSAGLTVQKSYDGRALDAATPDGYTIQAKRDGSGWIDPTTGQQPTANDFKKAA